GCAGAAAAAATCACTTTTGACGTAAAAGGCGAACAAGCCGAATAACCTCCGCTGCATACACCAAAGCCCCTGTATATTCAGGGGCTTTTCATATCCGCTCGCTTTTGCAAATCTCCCTCTTAGTGCTATTAGTTTAATATCGCATTCACGATTACGGCTTAAATACAGATAACTATTTTATTCGGTGTGCGACTTATTCTAACGTCAGGTTCTAGGAGAACATCATGTCTCAAAACGCTAACGATTCGAGTTGGTTTAGCAGTATTAGTATCAAAGGCAAATTGGTCGCCATCAATCTTATTCTATTAGTCGGTATTGTTTGTTATGGCTTGTTTGAACAGCGAAGCTTAAACAATATGCATGAACTGGAATTGGCTTCCGTTGAGAACGCCGAAGCCGAGATTGATTTGCTAACCCTCAGGCGACACGAAAAAGATTTTCTCGCTCGTCATGACATCAAGTACAAACAACGTTTTGATCAAACCTATGAAAAACTCACCCTACGTTTGAATGACTTGGAACAACGAATCAAACAGCATGAGTTGCCTCTTGATGGACGCATTAATCGTATTAGTTCAACACTGGTGCAATACCAACAGAAGTTCGATGTGATGGTTGCGCAAATTGAACTAATTGATTCAAAAACCAGCGGTAATTCTCTTATCAATCAACTTAGCAATGCTCGAAACGAGCTCAGGGATGACGTCGTTCGGCTCAATAACCTCGAAGCAAAAGTTGCACTCTCGGAATTAATGGAAAAAGATTTTCATTATCTTGCTTATCCTTCTGAACAAAGCGAGCTAGTTCTATCAGAAAGCTTGCAAAGTTTTTATCGTCAATTTGGCTATCTTTCGTCATTGCAAAACATCTTCAATCGCTATCAAGATGCGCTGGTCAACCTGTTTGAAGCGAATAGACAGCTTGGGCTCACACAAGATCAAGGAATCCGAGGTGATTTAAGAGAGACAGTTCATACGACGGAAGAAGAAATCCTCACGATGCAAGGTGAGATTGAAAGTTCTATTCTCGTCGCATCAGACAAAGTCAAAATGCAACTGCATATATTCGGCGCTTTACTCGCCCTATTGCTCTCCGGTTTATTAGCTCTTATTGGCCGTAGCATTATAAATCGAATTCAAAACATCAACGCGATGATGCGCGATATTGCCAGTGGTACGGGTGATTTGACGGTAAGAATGAATGCCAGCGGTAATGATGAACTTGCACAACTCGCCCACTCCTTTGATACCTTCACTTCTAAATTGCACAATTTAATCAAAGATGTCGCCTCAGCAAAAGAGGTGTTGGATGAAAGCTCCACTCTAAGTACTCAAGCCGCAACGAAAAGTATGAATAACGCTGAGCAGCAGAAAATTGAATCGGAATCGGTCGCTACAGCAATTAATGAACTGGTGCAGACGAGCAACGAAATTACCTCGAACATCGAACATGCAGCAATGAGTGCTTCGAGCATGAAAGATGCCTCTCTAATGGCGAGAGACATTACGCAGCAAGCCAGTAGCAGCATGCAAAGCCTTGCGAGTGACATCGCCAACTCTCAGGGACTGATCGAACAATTAGAAGAGCAAAGCCGTCAAATTAATTCCGTTATTTCCACCATTCAAGGCATTGCAGAACAAACCAATTTATTAGCGCTGAATGCCGCCATTGAAGCTGCTCGTGCTGGTGAACATGGTCGTGGTTTTGCGGTCGTTGCCGATGAAGTGCGTGACCTATCAATGAAAACGGATGAATCGACTCGTCAGATAGAATCGACGATTAATAACCTCACGAGTCAAATCCACACCACCGTCGCCATTATGGCTGCAAGTCAAGAGCAGGCAGAAGCGACGAAGCAAGATACTCAACAAGTCGTTGATGCGATTGATAGTGTCAATCAGCAAATTGAAGAGTTATTTAATATGAATACACAAATCGCGACGGCGTCAGAAGAGCAAGCGATGGTATCGAGTGAAATTGATAGGAACATTACCCATATTGCTTCCTTAGCGAATGATACCTATCAAGAAGTGCAAGAGTCTGTGAAATACAGCAGTCAGGTGGGAGAAGTGAATCACAAGCTCGACTCGCTTGTGGCGCAATTTCGCTACTAGCATTTAGCTTGATTGCTTATATCTGTAACCACGAAATAGAAATACAAAAAGGGCTAGATATCACATCTAGCCCTTTTCAATTAAATCGACGTTAGTAATTAACCAACGATGCCGCGAGCTTGTAGGTACTCAGCGTAAGTACCACGGAAGTCGTGGATTTGACCATCGCGGATTTCAAGAATACGCGTTGCCAGCGAGTCTACGAATACACGGTCATGCGATACGAAGAACAGTGTGCCTTTGTATTGTTCAAGTGCCGTGTTTAGCGATTCGATCGATTCCATATCCATGTGGTTGGTTGGTTCGTCCATTAGTAGCATGTTAGGTTTTTGCATCATTAGCTTACCTAGCAGCATACGACCTTGCTCACCACCTGATAGTACTTTTACTGACTTCTTAATGTCGTCTTGACCAAACAGCATACGACCAAGGAAGCTACGTAGCACTTGCTCGTCATCGCCTTCTTGGCGCCATTGACCCATCCAATCCATCAGTTTTAGATCTTCTTCAAAGTCATGCGCGTGATCTTGTGCGTAGTAACCGATGTTTGAGTTTTCTGACCATTTGTAAGAACCAGTGCGAGGCTCAAGTACACCTGCTAGCGTGTTAAGAAGCGTTGTTTTACCTACACCGTTCTCACCGATAATCGCAACACGCTCACCTACTTCAAAGATCGCATTGAAGTTAGCAAATAGATCGTCTTCAAAACCTTGGCTTAGGTTTTCAACTTCTAGCGCGTTACGGAATAGTTCTTTCGATTGTTCAAAACGAATAAATGGGTTTTGACGGCTTGAAGCCTTCACTTCGTCCAGTTGGATCTTATCGATCTGTTTTGCACGAGATGTTGCTTGTTTTGCTTTCGATGCGTTTGCTGAGAATCGAGCTACGAACGTTTGTAGTTCAGCAATTTGTGCTTTCTTCTTCGCATTATCAGACAATAGACGTTCACGAGCTTGTGATGCTGCTGTCATGTATTCATCGTAGTTACCTGGGTATAGACGTAGCTCACCGTAGTCTAAGTCAGCCATGTGGGTACATACTGAGTTTAGGAAGTGACGGTCGTGCGAGATAATGATCATCGTACAGTTACGTTGGTTTAGCGTTTCTTCTAGCCAGCGAATGGTGTCCATATCCAAGTTGTTGGTTGGTTCGTCAAGTAGCATGATGTGCGGATCAGCAAATAGAACCTGTGCAAGTAGTACACGCAGTTTCCAACCAGGTGCAACTTCGCTCATAAAGCCATAGTGCTGTTCTAGAGGAATACCCACCGCAAGAAGCAGTTCACCTGCTTTTGATTCCGCCATGTAGCCATCCATCTCAGCGAATTCAACTTCAAGATCGGCTACTTTCATACCGTCTTCTTCACTCATCTCTGCTAGAGAGTAAATGCGGTCACGCTCTTGTTTTACAGCCCAAAGCTCTTTATAGCCCATGATTACAGTATCGATTACTGTGTATTGCTCATAAGCAAACTGGTCCTGGTTTAGCTTTGCAACACGCTCGTTTGGATCGTAGCTTACGTTACCGCTCGTTGGCTCAAGTTCGCCACTAAGGATTTTCATAAACGTAGATTTACCACAGCCATTCGCGCCGATAAGACCGTAACGGTTACCTTCACCGAATTTAACTGAGATATTTTCAAATAGTGGCTTAGCACCAAATTGTTGCGTGATATTAGCAGTAGAGATCAAAACCCTGTACCTTAGCTTGGATTGTTAAAGAGAAAAAACCGCGCAACGTTACTGGTAAAGTGCTTCAACTGCAAGCGTTGTTTTGAAATTCCCCTGTTTTTATGAACTTATCTTTTTAGCTAACGCGTGTTTAAAGAAAGGTCAGTACGCGAATACCTAAAGAGCAAGATGAATGCTTAAATGTCGCCATATCAGTCAAGGCTCATGGCGGTTTACATCGTTTATGTTAGGAATTTTACAAATCGATGACACCAAATTGGCATTTGAGCATAGACTCGCCCCTCAACGGAAATTCATCTTCCGCTAAAACAACTACAATAAATCCAACATTACAAAAATTTAAGAGTGTTCTATGCGTACTCAATGGCGAGTTTTTTCTCGGCAAATATTGATGCTGGCATGTTTATTTTTATCCATGCCTAGCCTCGCCGACAACGAATATGGCTTTCAATCTCAACCTCAGGCTTCTGAAGAAGCGATTCAAATAGCTCAACAAGTCGCGGCGATACCTGACCCACTATTTATGTCGGCGAAAGATCAGCGTCGCGTTGACTCCTTATTAGCTCATGTATTACGAGTGCAAAGAGAGCAAATTGCATTATTTGCCGAGCACCTCAATCAATATCGAGCCAGTAGTAACGATAGTACGTGGAATGGTGTACAAGGCTCGTACTCAACCTTAACCAGCCTTAACCAAAGTAAAGAAAGCCTACTCGCGTTAACAAGCGCAGCGAATCAAGAACGTTTAACTGGTTTTGGTCCTTACGGTGTAACGCAATTCAAACAAGAATGGCAGCTTACTAAACACAATATTGAGTACCTGATTTACTTTCAGGTCCGCAGTTTCAAATCTCTGGTTGGAGAGATTCTAATTTCTCCTATTCCGGTGATTTGGGCAGCGATCAAGGTGCTATTTGTCTATTTTGGTTTGGTGTGGTGGCTAGCTAACAGTAAACGCCTCATTGATTTGTTCCGCCAAAGCCAATTAGAAAGTAAAACCAATCCGCCATTGTGGGTACGTTTGATTTGGTATATTAGCCGTGCGCATCGCGCTATTGCATGGCTAATTGCGATTACGTTATCACTACGTGTATTGTCACAAATCCCAAGCCTTCAACATTTAATCCTACTCGAGATCTTCACTTGGTGGATTCTTGGTGGCTCTATCGCGATCAGTTTTATTCTCGAATTTGCTTACCGAAACAGTCGCAGCTCCTCACCCGAGGTGATTGCATTGCGTTTAGCTACCATTCGCCGTTACGTTTGGAGCATTATTATCGCCGGCGT
Above is a window of Vibrio taketomensis DNA encoding:
- a CDS encoding ABC-F family ATPase, yielding MISTANITQQFGAKPLFENISVKFGEGNRYGLIGANGCGKSTFMKILSGELEPTSGNVSYDPNERVAKLNQDQFAYEQYTVIDTVIMGYKELWAVKQERDRIYSLAEMSEEDGMKVADLEVEFAEMDGYMAESKAGELLLAVGIPLEQHYGFMSEVAPGWKLRVLLAQVLFADPHIMLLDEPTNNLDMDTIRWLEETLNQRNCTMIIISHDRHFLNSVCTHMADLDYGELRLYPGNYDEYMTAASQARERLLSDNAKKKAQIAELQTFVARFSANASKAKQATSRAKQIDKIQLDEVKASSRQNPFIRFEQSKELFRNALEVENLSQGFEDDLFANFNAIFEVGERVAIIGENGVGKTTLLNTLAGVLEPRTGSYKWSENSNIGYYAQDHAHDFEEDLKLMDWMGQWRQEGDDEQVLRSFLGRMLFGQDDIKKSVKVLSGGEQGRMLLGKLMMQKPNMLLMDEPTNHMDMESIESLNTALEQYKGTLFFVSHDRVFVDSLATRILEIRDGQIHDFRGTYAEYLQARGIVG
- a CDS encoding methyl-accepting chemotaxis protein, with product MSQNANDSSWFSSISIKGKLVAINLILLVGIVCYGLFEQRSLNNMHELELASVENAEAEIDLLTLRRHEKDFLARHDIKYKQRFDQTYEKLTLRLNDLEQRIKQHELPLDGRINRISSTLVQYQQKFDVMVAQIELIDSKTSGNSLINQLSNARNELRDDVVRLNNLEAKVALSELMEKDFHYLAYPSEQSELVLSESLQSFYRQFGYLSSLQNIFNRYQDALVNLFEANRQLGLTQDQGIRGDLRETVHTTEEEILTMQGEIESSILVASDKVKMQLHIFGALLALLLSGLLALIGRSIINRIQNINAMMRDIASGTGDLTVRMNASGNDELAQLAHSFDTFTSKLHNLIKDVASAKEVLDESSTLSTQAATKSMNNAEQQKIESESVATAINELVQTSNEITSNIEHAAMSASSMKDASLMARDITQQASSSMQSLASDIANSQGLIEQLEEQSRQINSVISTIQGIAEQTNLLALNAAIEAARAGEHGRGFAVVADEVRDLSMKTDESTRQIESTINNLTSQIHTTVAIMAASQEQAEATKQDTQQVVDAIDSVNQQIEELFNMNTQIATASEEQAMVSSEIDRNITHIASLANDTYQEVQESVKYSSQVGEVNHKLDSLVAQFRY